Part of the Echeneis naucrates chromosome 18, fEcheNa1.1, whole genome shotgun sequence genome is shown below.
ATCAACtgttaacattttcacatttcacatcacaagTAACTTGTTACTCGCCAATCCATCTTATAATATCCCAATAATAAAATGGTTAGAATACACATTAGTAGTTCATtcaacataattaaaaatatgtggATTACAATTAAGTCAGTCTGTGAATTCAAAGTGTGCTTGTAGAGATGTAGTGATCAGTTGCTTTGTTTACAGTTGACTACAGTAAGCAAATAATACACATATTTAGGGTGGTTGATATGTCAATTGCCATAAACTTGTTTAACAAGTACATGAtgtgcatttatttcatttatctatATTGCAAAGATATGTTCACAAATTTGACCTGGGCGGGTTTTCAGTCCACTGTACTTGTAACaacttcagaaaatgttttaaaagtcAAGCTTAACTACTGATTAAGACTGAAGAGTGTAATATTTGTTTGTATGATAAATTTCAATGTACCAGCTGATACACTTCAATAGATATATTATTTTTGGACTTCATGTTCTGTGACATTTAACATTATCTTATTTTAGAAGGTTTTAACAAGAAACTAACTTTGAAGTATAAATCTAGTAGAGATTAAAGTAAGATATTAGGCTGTTTTATAGATTGTAATGGCAGTTCAAGTATAAAACAGGGAAAACGTCTTTGTTTATCCCAAAGAAGAATGGCTAACATATTCACGTGCTAGATATGTTAAATGGAAACTGAAACGTAACAATTTGGTATTTTATAGCACGTCAGTAATTTAGTTAAGAGTACTCTcgtttgaaaaatgtaaacgttttgttttgtgtcgATAAAACTAGCGTCATTTTGTTGACTCTCTTTAGTTACAGAGCAGTTTTTCCAAACGCCCGCACTGATCGGTGAACTGTACGTCAACGTCACCGCCATATTGGACGAGTAAAGCATCGGAGCAGAAAAGATGCCTCAAATCTGTGCTGCGTGGAGTTGTCGCAACCGTTCTACACCCCAAACCAAATGTGAGAGCATGACCTTTGACAGGTAAGACTGAATGACCTGTGAGAGTATTGGCCCATACGCTGCATTATTTGGCGTTTCTAACGTAGTTTTGAGAGCAGAATTTGCCGATGTTGCGGAAAACACTACGGATTCCcgcccattcattcattcatttattttgatttattctgctCATGGTAgtatattttttcatcaaaatacaCATACAACTAATAATTTAACAACTCAATTTACACATCCATTGTAGGAAAGGAACAAGAGGAAGAACAATCTTGGATGTTAACTCTTCTTCAAAACAAACGATGAATTCGCGCGGTCAAACCCGctttcattcttattttattttttttgccccaaACATTTTAGTGAGATTGCTGTACATTGCTCGGCTAACTTTCGTTGTAGCCAATGTGTCAAAGTGTTGTACTGGCTGACATTGGTGCAAAGGATGTGTTTGGTCTGGGTGGGCACATTCAGGAAACACAGTGTTGAATCGACAACCATCACTGTGCGCTTATGTCACTAGTTGTTTCTGTGTTCCGCACCACATAgccaaacaacacacaacaacacaagaaaaGAATGTGCAAAACCattctttttaaatatcataTACATTTACGTGTTTGGTCCCTAACTGTTTGTCAAGTATAgcagtgcatgtgtgaatgaataaCTGGGAGGCATTAACGCAAATTACAAGTCCGTTTACTTCTATTAGTGCACTGCGCAACTTTGACTCGTCCAATATGGCGGCGACGCTGACGGGGTTTAGAGCACGGGGACGTGCGTGCCATGCGCGCGCCCGCGCGCGGGAGAGATTTCAAAGGcacttttgaatttttttgaagTTGTGACGTTTTTCTGACGTCGAATTGACTTCAATTTATTCTTTGTAAATAAAGGAGAGTTGACAGCGCAAAACAGACCTTCACGGAGAACAGCGCGGAGAAAATAACTGAAGATACCAGCCATGATCGCCAGAAAATCAACTTCGACTTACAATTCTGTAAGTATACTCAACTTTCTGATGAAGAACACACATTAGATTTTTATAAATGATGGTAAATCAGCTGTTAGCTGTTTGCAAACTGCTGATTATCACTTATTTGTCTAGTTGGCAGAAAGTATAACATTGAGTAAATTGTTTTATCGTGTTTTCTTTTAAGATGTCACCAGAAGAGGGAGAATGGACATGCAGCGATTTAGACGTTCCTCTGTTTGCATCAGATGTATTTGTGCCAATTTTCTCCACACATCTGTGCAACATAACAGAAGAGTAAGtaacacattgaaattcaacATCAGAACTTACCGTAATATGCAGTATACATTTATGATATGCCTTAGTTTAAGATTTAGTTTTGCTCAACCTTTCCTAATCTATTTTTCTCAGGCACTGGATGATTTTGGCAGAAGGGAACATAGATTCGCACACCATCGACCTGCTAACCAACATGGTCCATGCAGTGATAGATCAGATGAACTTTTCAGTCCTGGAAGCTGTAAGACCTCAGGTTATTGCCTGGGAACAGAACAATAGCATCAGTTGCACGGAAAAAAAACAGGTAAGTCAACAGcttccaaacatttttcttaaacAGTTATCTGACTATTTTCCATCAGATACTTGTGTCGGTCATTAGCTACCAAGGTTGATTTATGTGTTAGAATGGAAAAACACTGGCAAAATATCAGTTGACTCAGGTTTCTCTTCTTAATCAACAGGAATTATCATCATGTGACCAAGGAAGACATCGAAGCCACCCTTGGAGATTCAATTCAGAGCAGCTTTGTTGAAGTGCTCCAAGCTGAACCGGGGCTATTCCACATAAGCAAACTGTCTGAGTTGCTTGCAGCAGAGGTGACCAGGATGGTGAACCACCAACTGCATgaaaggagatggagaaagcaGCTTTCTGCACAGATAGACACGTCTGAGTCCGTCACTCTAGATCTTGTTTACCATGTCGCACATATCCTGAAAGAAGCACTAAAATGTACTGCTCCATCTGAAGACAATAATCtggacagcagctgctccaAAGAGAATGACATCATTTGTATATCAGTCAGCTGCACACCAGAAAAGACCTCGCAACTGCCTGAGTCATCTGACAACCTAGAAAGTCATTTCTTAAGTTGCAGCAACAAAGCGGTGGTTGAGGCCGATGACATCAGTGAATGCACCTCAGACGTGGAATCCACAGACCCTTCAGTGGAAGAGGACAACTCTTTACTCATTGTGGTTCTTGGGAAGCTACTGGAGCACATTGCTGAATCTACCAGGACATCAGCATATGAGGTTGACTTTAATCAGATGGTGACACGTCTCACAAAGAGGACTAGAGGAAAATTAAGTTTGCCACTccccaaaacatttaaaaaaatccacatcCCCATTTATAAGAAGCTTTGCCAGGAGTTTGGATCTGCAAAGCTGGTGCAGGCTGCCATGGTGTCCTCTGATGGGACTTTTGAAGACGCACTGGTGAAAATTTTTAATTCCCCGCCACAGATCTCAACAAGAAGAGCGACCAGCTGGGTGACTAAAGTGAAGAGGTTTTTCCGCATGAGGACCGCAAAGGTTTCTGCGGTCTTAGAGATGAGTGACGAGAGCCGTGACGCTGCAGTGTCACCCCCAGTTTCGAGGAACCAGAACTCACCCAGCGTTAGCATATTTTCCACCATTGGCAGGTTTCTCAGGAAGAATTTCTTCTGCTGCATCAGCGATGGATCAGCGGACCCCTAGGAACAAATGAGTATCGTGTCCAATTATTTCACCAAATTTTCCTTCGTATTTAtcttgaaaagtaaaaaaacatcaCATAATATTTCAAGATAAATGCAAACTCCTTTAAAAAGGGATGTGTTTCTATACTTTCCTAAAATTACTTTTGTAATTATATAGCAAAAGGAacacattctttttttaaaaaataaggGCAGCATGGAGGCTCTTTGGGGCCTCACAGGAGTAGGGCTGAGCATTTTCTGTGTTCTCCCTTTTCTGTGGAGAGTAAGCATATTCTCCCCATGCCGACGTTGGGTTttctccgggtgctccggtttcctcccactttcCAAAAATATGCAGATCAATTGTAAACCACTAAATCGTCCCCAAACATCTAGATTTGACCCcttttgatgaataaataataaaaacgctacattattttaacatttattaaaaattacGTCTCTAAGCTACTTACCTCATACTTTTGAGTCAATGTTTATCAActgttcacattttcacatttcacatcacaagTAACTTGTTACTCCCCAATCCATCTTATAATATCCCAATAATAAAATGGTTAGAATACACATTAGTAGTTCATtcaacataattaaaaatatgtggATTACATAAAATCAGTCTGAGAATTCAAAGCGTGCTTGTAGAGATCTCTTCATTTGCTCTGTTTGAGCTTAGTATGAGATGCATGAACTGAAGCTGGGATGAGAATAGAATGAGTTCATAGAGCGCCTTTTGATTTCTTTGGCTgaaatcacagacagacacactagTTGAGAAACTCAGAGAAATATATTAGAGCTTATTGAGATCTCTTCTAAAACTTAAAAGGAGCCTAAATTGACATTTAGTGCATCTTATTGCTCatgagaaaaagacaagacacaggAACAATAAACCTTATTCTCAGTTTGGTGTCAAACAGATCTCATAGCTGTCTAGGAGaagtaaatgaaacatttttgagatctcttttcaaaatgtct
Proteins encoded:
- the LOC115059135 gene encoding uncharacterized protein LOC115059135 isoform X1, whose protein sequence is MVNHQLHERRWRKQLSAQIDTSESVTLDLVYHVAHILKEALKCTAPSEDNNLDSSCSKENDIICISVSCTPEKTSQLPESSDNLESHFLSCSNKAVVEADDISECTSDVESTDPSVEEDNSLLIVVLGKLLEHIAESTRTSAYEVDFNQMVTRLTKRTRGKLSLPLPKTFKKIHIPIYKKLCQEFGSAKLVQAAMVSSDGTFEDALVKIFNSPPQISTRRATSWVTKVKRFFRMRTAKVSAVLEMSDESRDAAVSPPVSRNQNSPSVSIFSTIGRFLRKNFFCCISDGSADP
- the LOC115059135 gene encoding uncharacterized protein LOC115059135 isoform X2 — its product is MIARKSTSTYNSMSPEEGEWTCSDLDVPLFASDVFVPIFSTHLCNITEEHWMILAEGNIDSHTIDLLTNMVHAVIDQMNFSVLEAVRPQVIAWEQNNSISCTEKKQELSSCDQGRHRSHPWRFNSEQLC